A portion of the Toxotes jaculatrix isolate fToxJac2 chromosome 16, fToxJac2.pri, whole genome shotgun sequence genome contains these proteins:
- the pnx gene encoding homeobox protein pnx: protein MQPAAAKVPLIHRTPFSVEDILDPTKFTRKIFSADASTATGVSTKRDEAGEKQHPLAGESCSPEDAALAPEKLQRSKAKSRRIRTAFTLEQLQILEHSFHRCHYLSVLERHTIASALRLSETQVKIWFQNRRTKWKKERLQGNEPEDEPGFTPSFSSHPVVCSSLTFSPLYCQQRAPLQLSAPLPLRPCHLYYRLHAA from the exons ATGCAGCCAGCTGCAGCCAAAGTACCGCTCATCCACAGAACACCGTTTTCTGTGGAGGACATTTTGGACCCGACAAAATTCACAAGGAAAATATTCAGTGCTGATGCTTCAACAGCTACAG gAGTCTCTACTAAAAGAGATGAAGCCGGAGAGAAGCAGCATCCTCTGGCAGGTGAAAGCTGCAGCCCGGAGGACGCAGCTCTGGCTCCGGAGAAGCTTCAGAGGTCAAAGGCAAAAAGCCGACGGATCCGCACCGCCTTCACCCTGGAACAGCTGCAGATCCTGGAGCACAGCTTCCACAGGTGCCACTACCTGTCGGTGTTGGAGCGACACACCATCGCCTCGGCCCTCCGCCTCTCCGAGACTCAGGTCAAGATCTGGTTTCAGAACAGACGCACCAAGTGGAAGAAGGAGCGTCTGCAGGGGAACGAGCCAGAAGATGAACCCGGCTTCACACCATCCTTCTCCTCACATCCTGTGGTCTGCTCATCCCTGACCTTCAGCCCTCTTTACTGCCAGCAGCGCGCTCCGCTCCAGCTGTCTGCGCCACTGCCGCTGCGGCCCTGTCATCTCTATTACAGGCTCCATGCTGCGTAA